One Natator depressus isolate rNatDep1 chromosome 6, rNatDep2.hap1, whole genome shotgun sequence DNA window includes the following coding sequences:
- the LOC141990164 gene encoding cyclic GMP-AMP synthase-like → MSKSIPSARTKQGKVLQRKAGDSRGRNSKPDEGTENPGVMGAQSVSLAAEFAVTTSGRKLRAPEAPSTQDSECSQQPSKTCLQLRRAGSAKPIDESGGATSEVPETMPAKSRRKQSNWAPECEKERKIPQRTARGGRGKGAQDEEGIEGSESVAILSPLAPEQLSAHCPYPRQTGSAQRRRESAGHLGQLYSRSTSVDLCESSEIAAAVLTTPSQDVALRIKERVKALPLKHEERTKAAGIINGFIDPFISYLKEYPERPYFKEVTKLTTGSYYEFVKIDHPDEFDVMLALPVPRYVKYTEVDDCNGLYYKVTLPRKPRSFPTPFLLEDRSTVSPVKVLEEFRKHVSQFIASSYKVPFPGWKMKLSRKKQNSPAATVVLLDDKGGEIMSVDLVPALEISTPWPDSCGVGKDVEKWLGKKTKQRNKSFYFVAKQPRGHDDKEVWRISFSHIEKEILNNHGNTKTCCESYRTKCCRKTCIRLLKSLFGALKKDYPRQLSHLCSYYAKTSFLHTLTQWKEDSDWKPSDIACCFLRVLDDFVQHVENTSLPHFFIPNCNLFYSFPPKDLKFLLERLREQKGNGLQAFAAHEK, encoded by the exons ATGTCTAAATCAATTCCTTCTGCAAGAACCAAGCAGGGAAAAGTTCTTCAGAGAAAAGCTGGGGACAGTAGAGGCAGAAACTCAAAGCCTGATGAGGGGACAGAAAACCCAGGAGTTATGGGTGCTCAGTCTGTGTCACTAGCAGCAGAATTTGCAGTCACCACATCTGGAAGAAAGTTGAGGGCACCAGAGGCTCCAAGTACTCAAGACTCAGAGTGCTCACAGCAGCCCTCAAAGACATGTCTACAGCTGAGGAGGGCTGGTTCTGCAAAACCAATAGACGAATCTGGAG GAGCTACATCTGAGGTGCCTGAAACAATGCCAGCCAAAAGCCGGAGAAAGCAAAGTAACTGGGCTCCTGAATGTGAGAAGGAACGAAAGATTCCTCAGAGAACAGCCAGAGGAGGGAGAGGCAAAGGAGCACAGGATGAGGAGGGGATAGAAGGCTCAGAATCGGTGGCTATTCTGTCTCCATTAGCCCCAGAGCAGCTCTCTGCGCACTGCCCATACCCCAGGCAGACTGGATCTGCCCAAAGAAGGAGAGAATCTGCAG GACACCTTGGACAACTCTATTCCAGGTCCACCTCTGTTGACCTGTGTGAGAGCTCAGAGATAGCAGCAGCTGTTCTCACCACGCCAAGCCAAGATGTTGCTCTCCGCATTAAAGAGAGGGTAAAAGCCCTCCCTCTGAAACACGAGGAGagaaccaaggctgctggaataATTAATGGGTTCATTGACCCATTCATTAGTTACCTGAAGGAGTATCCAGAGAGGCCCTACTTTAAGGAGGTGACCAAGTTGACCACGGGCAGCTACTATGAGTTTGTGAAA ATTGATCACCCAGATGAGTTTGACGTGATGCTGGCTCTGCCAGTTCCAAGATATGTTAAGTACACGGAGGTGGATGACTGCAATGGGCTCTACTACAAAGTTACTTTACCGAGGAAGCCCCGGAGCTTCCCCACACCTTTCCTGCTGGAGGATAGGAGTACCGTGTCACCTGTGAAAGTCCTGGAGGAATTCAGGAAACATGTCAGTCAGTTCATCGCATCATCCTACAAAG TGCCTTTCCCAGGGTGGAAAATGAAGCTAAGCAGGAAGAAACAGAACAGCCCAGCAGCTACTGTCGTGCTGCTGGATGACAAAGGTGGCGAAATCATGTCTGTAGATCTTGTTCCTGCTTTGGAAATCTCAACCCCCTGGCCTGATTCATGTGGGGTAgggaaggatgttgaaaaatggcTGGGGAAGAAAACCAAGCAGAGGAATaagtcattttattttgttgccaagCAGCCACGTGGGCACGATGACAAAG AGGTCTGGAGAATTTCTTTTTCTCATATTGAAAAGGAGATTTTGAATAACCATGGCAACACTAAAACCTGCTGTGAATCTTACCGTACCAAGTGCTGCAG GAAAACCTGTATCCGGCTGCTGAAGAGCCTTTTTGGGGCCCTGAAGAAAGATTATCCCAGGCAACTAAGTCACCTGTGCTCTTACTATGCAAAGACGTCCTTTCTCCACACTCTGACGCAGTGGAAAGAGGACTCGGACTGGAAACCTTCTGACATCGCCTGCTGTTTTCTCAGAGTGCTGGATGACTTCGTTCAGCACGTGGAAAACACCAGCCTGCCCCATTTTTTTATTCCAAACTGCAACCTGTTCTATAGCTTCCCTCCAAAGGATTTGAAATTCCTGCTCGAGCGCTTACGAGAGCAGAAAGGGAATGGGTTGCAAGCATTTGCAGCCCATGAGAAATAG